In Rhizobium sp. BT04, the following proteins share a genomic window:
- a CDS encoding DUF2934 domain-containing protein, with amino-acid sequence MTETRDEWIKKRAYALWEEEGYPTGRESIHWEQARHERETLEGSAASSDGKEIKPKAKRSVAGSKTNGVVKAAPKRTASRKTAP; translated from the coding sequence ATGACAGAAACTCGGGACGAGTGGATCAAAAAACGTGCATACGCCCTCTGGGAAGAAGAGGGTTATCCGACAGGGCGAGAATCCATTCATTGGGAACAGGCACGACACGAGCGCGAGACGCTCGAAGGTTCTGCGGCCTCGTCCGACGGCAAGGAAATCAAGCCCAAGGCGAAGCGCAGCGTCGCCGGCAGCAAGACGAACGGCGTCGTCAAAGCGGCGCCGAAACGGACTGCGAGCCGCAAGACGGCGCCCTGA